The following proteins are co-located in the Campylobacter concisus genome:
- a CDS encoding peptide deformylase, giving the protein MKKIVLLALVSLAFGVQESEFKIYEQILNQLDTKQIPAFVVQTAKPNLPSRVDEMITLKDVSANGLNIHGEFLLNETKTKKLKNYNKAQILALKDEFYKNGKDALCNSGMARAVLNRGITLSGSYGFEGRHFFDINLDKSSCE; this is encoded by the coding sequence GTGAAAAAGATCGTTTTATTAGCTCTTGTTAGCCTTGCTTTTGGCGTACAAGAGAGTGAGTTTAAAATTTATGAGCAGATACTAAATCAGCTTGACACTAAGCAGATCCCAGCTTTTGTCGTCCAAACCGCAAAGCCAAATTTACCAAGCAGAGTCGATGAGATGATTACGCTAAAAGATGTAAGCGCAAATGGGCTAAATATACACGGTGAGTTTTTGCTAAACGAGACAAAAACTAAAAAGCTAAAAAACTACAACAAAGCTCAAATTTTAGCCTTAAAAGATGAGTTTTACAAGAACGGAAAAGATGCGCTTTGCAACTCAGGTATGGCTAGAGCTGTGCTAAATCGTGGTATCACACTAAGTGGTAGTTACGGCTTTGAAGGTAGGCATTTTTTTGATATAAATTTGGATAAAAGTAGTTGCGAGTAG
- a CDS encoding SCO family protein: MKKAFWGLIIILICIGVALLLIKPNKYDFKALSQNGEVSLKNYDGKYKVIYFGYLFCPDVCPTALSLIGDELNKLKRDDFELLFITLDPERDTPKNLTLMAKNFYKDADGLKLNALKEVAKTYGVKFQKVRLENSAMGYSVAHSSSIYLIDKKGNFYKEISNLTNENIGENLLNLIKDRP, from the coding sequence ATGAAAAAGGCATTTTGGGGCTTAATAATAATCTTAATTTGTATAGGTGTTGCACTTTTGCTAATAAAGCCAAACAAGTATGATTTTAAGGCACTTTCACAAAATGGTGAAGTAAGTCTTAAAAATTACGACGGAAAGTACAAAGTTATATATTTTGGTTATCTTTTTTGCCCCGATGTCTGCCCTACTGCGCTCTCTTTGATTGGTGATGAGCTAAATAAACTAAAAAGAGATGACTTTGAGTTACTTTTTATTACACTTGATCCTGAACGCGATACTCCTAAAAATTTAACTCTAATGGCAAAAAATTTCTATAAAGATGCTGATGGATTAAAACTAAATGCCTTAAAAGAAGTGGCAAAAACCTATGGTGTAAAATTTCAAAAAGTCCGTCTTGAAAACTCAGCCATGGGCTACTCTGTTGCCCACAGCTCTTCAATATACTTAATAGACAAAAAAGGAAATTTTTATAAAGAAATTTCAAATCTAACAAATGAAAACATTGGAGAAAATTTATTAAATTTGATCAAAGATAGACCTTAG
- a CDS encoding WD40 repeat domain-containing protein, translated as MRALFFIFCLLNFIFASEITTPYKQIEASANVLSTTLINGKLFIATDGGTVEIYDPKESKFEEIIKMDDIKTYVSDHERPKILSIDEFDGKTLILSESDYATKVLHLRENGQMRSIKMDNQAIKKALFLDDEHVALASISNEIYFLNLKNGEIYDSFKISIAMLSDMEINEDRSTLAIACESGKVYFYNIKAKKMDQILDIHTDNIYDISYKNGVMISGGTDRIVGIFSAGSLKKINTGFLVYGVGLSDDGRVAAYMSDEMSDVNLVDSKSLENIAMLKTGQSTINSIVFISDNEVVTSAYENKILFWRIK; from the coding sequence ATGAGAGCTTTGTTTTTTATTTTTTGTCTATTAAATTTTATCTTTGCAAGCGAGATCACCACTCCATACAAGCAAATAGAGGCTAGTGCAAATGTGCTAAGCACAACGCTAATAAATGGCAAACTCTTTATCGCGACTGATGGAGGGACGGTTGAAATTTACGATCCTAAAGAGTCTAAATTTGAAGAGATTATCAAAATGGATGATATAAAAACCTATGTTAGTGATCACGAAAGACCAAAAATTTTAAGTATTGATGAATTTGATGGCAAAACTCTTATACTTAGCGAAAGTGATTACGCTACAAAGGTGCTTCATCTAAGAGAAAATGGGCAGATGAGAAGCATAAAAATGGATAATCAAGCGATAAAAAAGGCATTGTTTTTAGATGATGAGCATGTTGCACTTGCTTCAATTAGCAATGAAATTTACTTTTTAAACCTAAAAAATGGCGAAATTTATGATAGCTTTAAAATTTCAATCGCGATGCTTTCAGATATGGAGATAAATGAAGATAGAAGCACGCTAGCTATCGCTTGCGAGAGTGGGAAGGTCTACTTTTATAACATAAAAGCTAAAAAAATGGATCAAATTTTAGACATTCATACAGATAATATCTACGATATCTCATATAAAAATGGCGTCATGATCAGCGGAGGCACCGATAGGATCGTGGGGATATTTTCTGCTGGAAGCCTAAAAAAGATAAATACTGGCTTTTTGGTCTATGGTGTCGGCCTTAGCGATGATGGTAGAGTGGCAGCTTATATGAGTGATGAGATGAGCGATGTAAATTTAGTTGATAGCAAAAGCTTAGAAAATATCGCAATGCTAAAAACTGGACAAAGTACGATAAATAGCATAGTTTTTATAAGCGATAACGAAGTCGTAACTTCAGCCTATGAGAATAAAATTTTATTTTGGAGAATTAAATGA
- the ribA gene encoding GTP cyclohydrolase II codes for MKIEISNAANLPSRFGTYKVQAFKEGAKEHLVIYKEPLSEVVNLRIHSECLTGDAIGSLKCDCRDQLEASLKYIEENGGMVIYLRQEGRNIGLLNKINAYSLQDKGFDTIEANHQLGFKADERTYEVVDFILNHYGIKEVNLLTNNPLKLYGLSSVKIVKRVPIVIKPNRFNESYLKVKKEQMGHIL; via the coding sequence ATGAAAATAGAAATTTCAAACGCTGCAAATCTACCATCAAGATTTGGCACTTATAAGGTTCAAGCCTTCAAAGAAGGGGCAAAAGAGCACCTTGTGATCTACAAAGAGCCTTTAAGCGAAGTGGTAAATCTTAGAATTCACTCCGAATGCCTAACTGGAGATGCGATCGGAAGCCTAAAGTGCGACTGCCGCGACCAGCTTGAAGCGAGCCTAAAATATATCGAAGAAAATGGCGGCATGGTCATCTACCTGCGTCAAGAGGGCAGAAATATCGGGCTTTTAAACAAGATAAACGCTTACAGCCTGCAAGATAAGGGCTTTGACACGATAGAGGCCAACCACCAGCTAGGCTTTAAGGCCGACGAGAGGACTTATGAAGTGGTTGATTTTATCCTAAATCACTACGGCATAAAGGAGGTAAATTTGCTCACAAATAACCCATTAAAACTTTACGGACTAAGCTCAGTAAAGATCGTAAAACGCGTGCCTATCGTCATCAAGCCAAATAGATTTAACGAAAGCTACTTGAAGGTCAAAAAAGAGCAAATGGGGCACATCCTGTGA
- the hemB gene encoding porphobilinogen synthase → MFKRFRRLRINPALRDMVRETSLSVNDFIYPLFVVEGKGVKNEIASMPGVYQMSIDEILKECEEIVNLGIKSIILFGIPSLKDSVGSDALSNDGIIATALRAIKDKFPNLVVVTDLCFCEYTDHGHCGIIDHVHNTIDNDATLEISAKQALIHAQNGSDMIAPSGMMDGIIATLREALDSNGYENLPVMAYSTKFASAYYGPFRDVAQSAPSFGDRKSYQMDSANRLEAINESLQDEAQGADILMVKPALAYLDVVRELRNLTLLPLCVYNVSGEYALLKAGAKAGIIDYDRVMMETLIGFKRAGANLIISYHAKEAAKILRG, encoded by the coding sequence ATGTTTAAACGTTTTAGAAGATTAAGAATAAATCCAGCCCTAAGAGACATGGTAAGAGAGACTAGCCTTAGCGTAAATGACTTTATCTATCCACTCTTTGTAGTTGAGGGCAAAGGCGTTAAAAACGAGATCGCTTCGATGCCAGGCGTCTATCAAATGAGTATTGATGAAATTTTAAAAGAGTGCGAAGAGATAGTAAATTTAGGTATAAAATCGATTATTTTATTTGGCATACCAAGCCTAAAAGATAGCGTTGGCAGTGACGCACTAAGTAATGACGGCATTATCGCAACTGCGCTTAGAGCGATAAAAGATAAATTCCCAAATTTGGTAGTTGTCACTGATCTTTGCTTTTGCGAATATACAGATCACGGCCACTGTGGCATAATCGATCACGTACATAACACCATCGACAACGATGCCACACTTGAAATTTCAGCCAAACAAGCCTTGATACACGCTCAAAATGGCTCTGATATGATCGCACCAAGCGGCATGATGGATGGCATCATTGCAACGCTAAGAGAGGCGCTTGATAGCAATGGCTATGAAAATTTACCAGTGATGGCATACTCGACTAAATTTGCCTCAGCTTACTACGGACCATTTCGCGATGTGGCACAAAGCGCACCAAGCTTTGGCGATAGAAAGAGCTATCAAATGGATAGCGCAAACCGTTTGGAGGCGATCAACGAGAGCTTGCAGGACGAGGCGCAAGGCGCTGATATCTTGATGGTAAAGCCTGCACTTGCCTATCTTGATGTCGTTAGGGAGCTTAGAAATTTAACACTTCTACCACTTTGCGTCTATAACGTAAGCGGCGAGTACGCACTGCTAAAAGCTGGCGCAAAAGCTGGCATCATTGACTATGATCGCGTTATGATGGAGACTTTGATCGGCTTTAAAAGAGCAGGGGCAAATTTGATCATTTCGTATCACGCAAAAGAAGCGGCTAAAATTTTAAGGGGCTAA
- a CDS encoding alanine racemase — protein sequence MSEIRLNKASYIHNLTQICAKAGGKEKVIVVLKDNAYGHGARLIANEAKKFGIEICAVKSEFEANEISDIFENILILSHIPTGNESSKFIYAINDIEALLKIKDGSKINLAIDTGMHRNGLDISELDYAFEILTRRNLELLGAYTHFRASDEVNADYFVQRENFRAAKKKILSLCEEFGFKKPVFHSHNSAALERASEIDDDMVRVGIAQYGYAQFSDSLDLKPVLSLWAKRVSRRILKSGQGVGYGAKFSAKEDISVATYDLGYGDGLLRYNGCGKLKLDNNEPILGKISMDSFSCKDSGEWVCVFEDANIWAKFFDTISYDILVKLSPNITRKFI from the coding sequence ATGTCTGAAATACGCCTAAATAAAGCTTCATATATCCATAACCTCACTCAAATTTGTGCTAAAGCTGGTGGCAAAGAGAAAGTAATAGTTGTATTAAAAGACAATGCTTATGGCCATGGCGCAAGGCTTATTGCAAATGAAGCTAAAAAATTTGGCATAGAAATTTGTGCTGTAAAAAGTGAGTTTGAGGCAAATGAAATTTCTGACATATTTGAAAATATTCTCATTCTCTCACATATCCCAACCGGAAATGAAAGCAGTAAATTTATCTATGCGATAAACGACATAGAGGCGCTTTTAAAGATAAAAGATGGCTCAAAAATCAATCTTGCAATCGATACTGGCATGCATAGAAATGGGCTTGATATTAGCGAGCTTGATTATGCGTTTGAAATTTTAACAAGAAGGAATTTAGAGCTTCTTGGAGCTTATACTCATTTTCGTGCAAGCGATGAAGTAAATGCTGATTATTTTGTACAAAGGGAAAATTTTAGAGCCGCAAAAAAGAAAATTTTATCTCTTTGTGAAGAGTTTGGCTTTAAAAAGCCCGTCTTTCACTCACATAACTCAGCTGCGCTTGAAAGAGCAAGTGAAATCGATGATGATATGGTGCGTGTTGGTATCGCTCAGTATGGATATGCTCAGTTTAGTGATAGTTTGGACTTAAAGCCGGTACTTTCACTATGGGCAAAAAGAGTTAGCAGGCGTATTTTAAAAAGTGGTCAAGGTGTTGGATATGGTGCTAAATTTAGCGCAAAAGAAGATATAAGTGTAGCCACTTATGATCTTGGATATGGTGATGGATTGCTAAGATACAATGGATGTGGCAAGCTAAAACTTGACAATAACGAGCCAATACTAGGCAAAATTTCTATGGATAGCTTTAGTTGTAAAGATAGCGGCGAGTGGGTCTGTGTCTTTGAGGATGCAAATATTTGGGCGAAATTTTTTGATACGATAAGCTATGACATTTTGGTAAAACTCTCGCCAAACATCACTAGGAAATTTATATAA
- a CDS encoding nitrate reductase cytochrome c-type subunit, whose protein sequence is MKIKIMMLGGLCAAFFAACAFNNPSISDSQIGLRNIDLLDDKDVVLKDVNYTKEPAGMSKKFDRSFENAPPFIPHDTEGLVPITKDMNMCVTCHMPEFAKDSGATPIPSSHFYDIRNKKDLAGKLDDERYNCTTCHVEQQNGVTQLVGNKFKPDFRDKNGTHKSNLLDVLNDGVK, encoded by the coding sequence ATGAAAATAAAAATAATGATGCTTGGAGGATTGTGTGCTGCGTTTTTTGCGGCATGTGCTTTTAATAATCCAAGTATTAGTGATTCGCAAATCGGCCTTAGAAATATCGATTTGCTAGACGATAAAGACGTTGTATTAAAAGATGTGAACTACACAAAAGAGCCAGCTGGTATGTCAAAGAAATTTGATAGGTCTTTTGAAAATGCACCGCCATTTATCCCACACGATACTGAGGGTTTAGTGCCTATCACAAAAGATATGAATATGTGCGTAACCTGCCATATGCCTGAGTTTGCAAAAGATAGTGGAGCAACACCGATACCATCATCTCACTTTTATGATATCAGAAACAAAAAAGATCTTGCAGGCAAGCTTGATGATGAAAGATATAACTGCACAACATGCCACGTTGAGCAACAAAATGGCGTAACGCAGCTTGTTGGCAATAAATTTAAGCCTGATTTTAGAGATAAAAACGGCACTCATAAGTCAAACTTGCTAGATGTTTTAAACGATGGTGTTAAATAA
- the htpX gene encoding zinc metalloprotease HtpX, which yields MEIFKTAFLMVALMLIFIAVGGYIGGEHGMMIAFLIAAGTNIFSYFFSDTLVLKRYNAIPVDESNAHGLYEIVSRLTQKANLPIPKIYIIPEEVPNAFATGRNPSHAAVAVTEGLLKILNENEIEGVLAHELSHVRHYDILTGSIAAILAGAIAMLANFAKIGSIAGQSGSSRRGGGNAIVMLALAILMPIAATIIQMAISREREYKADKGAAYITGHPEWLASALRKLESYSNSYIMQNASEQSAHMFIVNPFGSLTNKLGVLFRTHPSTSDRIAELERLEQEIKRGM from the coding sequence ATGGAAATTTTTAAAACTGCTTTTTTAATGGTTGCTTTGATGCTAATTTTTATCGCTGTTGGCGGATATATTGGAGGCGAGCATGGCATGATGATCGCCTTTTTGATAGCGGCTGGCACAAATATCTTTTCATATTTTTTTAGTGATACTCTGGTGCTTAAAAGGTATAACGCTATCCCAGTTGATGAGAGTAACGCTCACGGGCTTTATGAGATCGTATCTCGCCTCACACAAAAGGCAAATTTACCTATACCAAAAATTTACATCATACCAGAAGAGGTACCAAACGCCTTTGCCACAGGCCGCAATCCAAGCCACGCAGCTGTCGCGGTAACCGAGGGGCTTTTAAAAATTTTAAATGAAAACGAGATTGAGGGCGTACTAGCTCACGAGCTAAGTCATGTAAGACACTACGACATCCTAACTGGCTCAATCGCTGCCATACTAGCTGGTGCTATCGCAATGCTTGCAAATTTTGCTAAGATTGGCAGTATTGCTGGGCAGAGTGGCAGTTCAAGAAGAGGTGGCGGTAATGCCATCGTTATGCTAGCACTTGCTATACTCATGCCAATAGCTGCCACAATCATACAAATGGCGATCTCAAGGGAGCGCGAGTATAAGGCAGACAAGGGCGCAGCTTATATAACAGGACACCCAGAGTGGCTTGCAAGTGCTTTAAGAAAGCTTGAGAGCTACTCAAATTCTTACATTATGCAAAACGCAAGCGAGCAAAGTGCTCATATGTTTATCGTAAATCCATTTGGCTCGCTAACTAACAAGCTTGGCGTACTTTTTAGAACGCACCCAAGCACCAGTGACAGGATCGCTGAGCTTGAAAGACTTGAACAAGAGATAAAAAGAGGCATGTAG
- a CDS encoding flagellar protein FlaH, translated as MRVALFLLFFCSLALAITPDIAAKNHATYYKKKLPFICTPTLTLNDILNVGDTLIYRYAIKHARKQEIKRLEEKELLEFIEAIKKENLRTACKDKEILNMLSIGVTLDELFYSENGELIFEYTIEDRDCKKLQ; from the coding sequence TTGCGAGTAGCCCTTTTTTTACTATTTTTTTGCTCGCTTGCCCTGGCTATTACGCCAGATATAGCAGCGAAAAATCACGCAACTTATTACAAAAAAAAGCTTCCATTCATCTGCACGCCAACACTGACACTTAATGATATCCTAAATGTCGGTGATACGCTCATTTATAGATATGCCATCAAACACGCAAGAAAGCAAGAGATTAAAAGGCTTGAGGAGAAAGAGCTTTTGGAATTTATCGAAGCTATCAAAAAAGAGAATTTGCGAACCGCTTGCAAAGATAAAGAAATCTTAAATATGCTGAGTATAGGTGTTACCTTGGACGAGCTTTTTTATTCAGAAAATGGTGAGCTGATCTTTGAGTACACTATAGAAGATCGCGACTGCAAGAAATTGCAGTGA
- a CDS encoding copper chaperone PCu(A)C — MKKIVFGAMLVASTLMAADISLENVRARDTKPGTNNSAIFMNIKNASNSDVKLIGAHSSVCKNTEIHTHKMNDGMMAMVQIEDAVIPKNGETKLAPGGLHIMLMDLNKPLKDGDKVDLELKFSNGESIKLDNIGVTKNFK; from the coding sequence ATGAAGAAAATCGTTTTTGGCGCGATGCTTGTAGCTTCTACTCTTATGGCGGCTGATATCAGCCTAGAAAATGTTAGAGCTAGAGATACAAAACCTGGCACAAACAATAGTGCAATTTTTATGAATATAAAAAATGCTTCAAATTCTGATGTAAAGCTTATTGGTGCTCACTCAAGCGTTTGCAAAAACACAGAAATTCATACTCACAAAATGAATGATGGTATGATGGCTATGGTTCAAATCGAAGATGCAGTGATCCCAAAAAATGGTGAAACAAAACTAGCTCCTGGCGGTTTACACATTATGCTTATGGATCTAAACAAACCATTAAAAGATGGTGATAAAGTTGATTTAGAGCTAAAATTTAGCAATGGCGAGAGCATAAAGCTTGATAATATCGGAGTAACTAAAAACTTTAAATAA
- a CDS encoding 4Fe-4S ferredoxin, which produces MQSRRELFSKILGAKSAPKFITPPFFSGEFDCGGCDASCVNACEKELLSFENERVIFKVKKLGCDFCEECVRACESLGKKTLSPSSPKSINAKVSIDVSSCLAWNDTICYNCLDACKFKAVEFLGVFRPIVNQNCVSCGECFDVCFKNSLQMEAL; this is translated from the coding sequence ATGCAAAGCAGGCGAGAGCTTTTTAGTAAAATTTTGGGGGCAAAATCTGCTCCCAAATTTATAACTCCACCATTTTTTAGCGGAGAGTTTGACTGCGGTGGATGCGATGCTAGCTGTGTAAATGCTTGTGAAAAAGAGCTTCTTAGCTTTGAAAATGAAAGAGTAATTTTTAAAGTTAAAAAGCTGGGCTGTGACTTTTGTGAAGAGTGCGTAAGAGCTTGTGAGAGTCTTGGTAAAAAGACATTAAGCCCAAGCTCACCAAAAAGTATAAACGCAAAAGTTAGCATCGATGTTTCTAGCTGTCTAGCGTGGAATGATACGATCTGCTACAACTGCCTTGATGCTTGCAAATTTAAAGCAGTCGAATTTCTTGGTGTTTTTCGTCCTATTGTTAATCAAAACTGCGTAAGCTGTGGCGAGTGCTTTGATGTTTGCTTTAAAAATTCACTTCAAATGGAGGCCTTATGA
- a CDS encoding L,D-transpeptidase family protein, translating to MKKIIFFFITLSPCLFAQNYEEIYLKNGSAAVIDAIEKNILSKDYWLKKLEGKDVRYGYYDNEILLSVVDKTKKKLEVISYNGGITKKLFSSSVIVGKNGDKLLEGDLKTPVGVYQLTRRFTPNDRYLGPLAFSLSYPNLLDKLAKRNGGGIWIHGYPLDGQRTDELKTKGCVAMQNDTLMKFDDVVDHKKTLAFIYEDKRPEASAKDIAVIISGLLGWKKTWSESDIENYLKFYDKNFERYDGMSLEKFKSMKRAIFSKKEKKRISFSNFLITPYPNLKNDRLFRVSFYEDYVSDTHKFAGQKTLYVKLYNDDMKIFIEE from the coding sequence TTGAAAAAAATTATATTTTTCTTCATCACGTTATCGCCTTGTCTTTTTGCCCAAAATTACGAAGAAATTTACTTAAAAAATGGCTCAGCTGCTGTTATTGACGCCATCGAAAAAAATATTTTAAGTAAGGATTACTGGCTAAAAAAGCTTGAAGGCAAGGATGTAAGATATGGATATTATGACAACGAGATACTTCTAAGTGTGGTTGATAAAACTAAAAAGAAGCTTGAAGTGATCTCTTATAATGGCGGCATTACAAAAAAGCTTTTTAGCTCAAGCGTTATAGTTGGCAAAAATGGTGATAAGCTTCTTGAAGGCGATCTAAAAACACCGGTTGGAGTGTATCAGCTTACACGTAGATTTACCCCAAATGATAGATATCTTGGACCGCTTGCATTTTCGCTTTCATATCCAAATTTGCTTGACAAACTTGCAAAGCGAAATGGTGGTGGTATTTGGATACATGGCTATCCGCTCGATGGTCAAAGGACAGATGAGCTAAAAACAAAAGGCTGCGTGGCTATGCAAAATGATACTTTGATGAAATTTGATGATGTTGTGGATCACAAAAAAACACTTGCATTTATCTACGAAGATAAGCGTCCAGAAGCTAGTGCAAAAGATATTGCAGTGATCATTTCTGGACTTTTGGGCTGGAAAAAGACCTGGAGTGAGAGCGACATTGAAAACTATCTTAAATTTTACGATAAAAACTTTGAGCGATACGATGGTATGAGCTTGGAAAAATTTAAAAGTATGAAGCGGGCTATTTTTTCTAAAAAAGAGAAAAAACGCATTAGTTTTTCAAATTTTCTCATCACACCTTATCCAAATCTTAAAAATGATAGGCTTTTTCGTGTGAGTTTTTATGAGGATTATGTTTCAGATACGCACAAATTTGCTGGGCAAAAGACGCTTTATGTGAAGCTTTATAACGATGATATGAAAATTTTTATAGAGGAGTAA
- a CDS encoding chaperone NapD has protein sequence MNISSLIVYTDNKNESVKNEIKKLKECEIITDADDRIVVVVSSDSIEDEIKNFKKIEAISGVVSVAMVYSYQEDAEENRKKLEENGKISEILTSDEVKAEDITYGGSVHHRVK, from the coding sequence ATGAATATTTCAAGTTTGATAGTTTATACGGACAATAAAAATGAAAGTGTAAAAAACGAAATAAAAAAGCTAAAAGAGTGTGAAATAATAACTGACGCAGACGATAGAATCGTAGTGGTAGTTAGCTCAGATAGCATTGAAGATGAGATAAAAAATTTTAAAAAGATAGAAGCTATCAGTGGAGTAGTGAGCGTTGCGATGGTTTATAGCTATCAAGAAGATGCCGAAGAAAATAGGAAAAAGCTAGAAGAAAATGGCAAGATAAGTGAAATTTTAACAAGTGATGAGGTAAAAGCTGAGGATATTACTTATGGTGGCAGCGTGCATCATAGAGTAAAATAG
- the cmeU gene encoding CmeU family protein → MEKSQEVKEKIEKILEARAAFFAELDRQVPKKNGTDVFDFSKVKEADLKEIYAKFYAFDYNVRKLLPDVYTAFNVNFNV, encoded by the coding sequence GTGGAAAAATCTCAAGAAGTAAAAGAAAAAATCGAGAAAATTTTAGAGGCAAGAGCTGCTTTTTTTGCTGAGCTTGACCGCCAAGTTCCAAAGAAAAATGGTACTGATGTTTTTGATTTTAGCAAAGTAAAAGAGGCTGATCTGAAAGAAATTTACGCTAAATTTTATGCATTTGACTACAACGTAAGAAAACTTTTACCGGATGTTTATACTGCTTTTAATGTGAATTTTAATGTCTGA
- the rsmG gene encoding 16S rRNA (guanine(527)-N(7))-methyltransferase RsmG, which yields MKNELCLPAEFDEKVKAYAQIFAKFNKVHNLSNYKDISEQVLDSIRPLEIFDLSAKTAIDVGSGAGFPAIFLALAMPRTKWHLFEPIAKKSSFLSYAKIELGLQNLEVHSQKIELVDKFTADLITSRALSKTKELIKICEGFYDENTKFLIYKGSSVMDEISGIDAQIYNEKNRNYIYFNLKNQREIC from the coding sequence ATGAAAAATGAGCTTTGCTTGCCGGCAGAATTTGACGAAAAAGTAAAGGCTTACGCTCAAATTTTTGCTAAATTTAACAAAGTTCATAACTTAAGCAATTATAAAGACATAAGCGAGCAGGTGCTTGATAGCATTAGGCCGCTTGAAATTTTTGACCTAAGTGCCAAAACTGCGATCGATGTGGGCAGTGGAGCTGGCTTTCCAGCGATATTTTTAGCCCTTGCGATGCCGCGCACTAAGTGGCATCTTTTTGAGCCGATAGCCAAAAAGTCGTCATTTCTAAGCTATGCTAAGATCGAGCTTGGCTTGCAAAATTTAGAAGTTCATAGCCAAAAGATCGAGCTTGTAGATAAATTTACGGCTGATCTAATCACCTCAAGGGCGCTTAGCAAGACAAAAGAGCTTATAAAAATTTGTGAGGGATTTTATGATGAAAACACCAAATTTCTCATCTACAAGGGCTCAAGCGTCATGGATGAAATTTCAGGCATCGACGCGCAAATTTACAATGAAAAAAACAGAAATTACATATATTTTAATCTCAAAAACCAAAGGGAGATATGTTGA
- the argF gene encoding ornithine carbamoyltransferase, protein MRHFLTLNDFGKDEIEQMINLARKIKKEAKAREFKPYLKDQKLAMIFEKSSTRTRVSFDVGMHELGGYALFLSKNDIQIGRGEPIRDTARVISRMCDMAMLRVDKHETLEEFAKFSSVPVINGLSDKFHPVQLMADYLTMLEFSAGEKVAYVGDGNNMTHSWLMLASKLGLELRVATPKGYEVDAEILKMSNENAKISGAKIFITNDIKEAVNGADVVTTDTWVSMGQEAEKEKRLKDFAGYCVDENLMSLAKKDAIFLHCLPAYRGYEVSEAVFEKHSDEIFSEAENRLHAQKGVMVWLDERRR, encoded by the coding sequence ATGAGGCACTTTTTGACGCTAAATGACTTTGGCAAAGATGAAATCGAACAGATGATAAATTTAGCTCGCAAGATCAAAAAAGAGGCGAAGGCCAGAGAATTTAAGCCATATCTTAAAGATCAAAAGCTTGCGATGATATTTGAAAAAAGCTCAACTAGAACTAGAGTGAGCTTTGATGTGGGCATGCATGAGCTTGGCGGATATGCGCTATTTTTAAGCAAAAATGATATACAAATAGGCCGCGGCGAGCCTATACGCGACACCGCTAGAGTGATAAGCAGGATGTGCGACATGGCTATGCTAAGGGTCGATAAGCATGAAACGCTAGAAGAATTTGCTAAATTTTCAAGCGTGCCAGTTATAAACGGCTTAAGCGATAAATTTCACCCAGTGCAGCTAATGGCAGACTATCTAACTATGCTTGAATTTAGCGCAGGCGAGAAGGTCGCATACGTAGGCGATGGCAACAACATGACTCACTCGTGGCTCATGCTAGCAAGTAAGCTAGGACTTGAGCTAAGAGTAGCCACGCCAAAAGGCTACGAAGTAGATGCAGAAATTTTAAAAATGTCTAACGAGAATGCGAAAATTTCAGGTGCGAAAATTTTTATCACAAATGATATAAAAGAAGCGGTAAATGGTGCCGATGTAGTGACTACAGACACTTGGGTATCGATGGGGCAAGAGGCTGAGAAAGAAAAGAGGCTAAAAGACTTTGCTGGATACTGCGTGGATGAAAATTTGATGAGCTTAGCTAAAAAAGACGCGATATTTTTGCACTGCTTGCCAGCTTATAGAGGCTACGAGGTGAGCGAGGCGGTTTTTGAGAAGCACTCAGATGAAATTTTTAGCGAGGCTGAAAACAGACTTCATGCCCAAAAAGGCGTGATGGTCTGGCTGGATGAGA